In Archangium violaceum, the following are encoded in one genomic region:
- a CDS encoding DUF2381 family protein, with protein sequence MALPSPLLLVLLTLPLATTAAAQTQPSVRERQERQVVVPGPGEPVPEVRVAANTLTIFRFGAPIDRASVEVEGRATRFKLVDPGEFTLALEPSVEPAPGERLILRVRYKDGGTPVYATFALFSHPTLVDKEVEVVRRPRTVEGLEARLSHVEAELAALKGQCAQSGLPALAFSGLLDSKDVRAKPFWGSAAPGYKGGLEPGRGTGYRATRWAMVTVRIRNLPGQPAWAPGTARLTSTKGTPVKVLSVHLEKPQLQAGESALVAVLVEPPASTEGHFQLELVDAEGGRLLPITAVEL encoded by the coding sequence GTGGCACTACCATCACCCCTTCTCCTGGTTCTCCTCACCCTGCCTCTAGCAACGACGGCGGCGGCCCAGACTCAGCCCTCCGTCCGCGAGCGCCAGGAGCGGCAAGTCGTCGTCCCCGGCCCCGGTGAGCCCGTGCCAGAGGTGCGGGTGGCGGCCAACACCCTCACCATCTTCCGCTTCGGTGCCCCCATCGACAGGGCCTCGGTGGAGGTAGAGGGGCGGGCGACGCGCTTCAAGCTGGTGGATCCGGGGGAGTTCACCCTCGCGCTCGAGCCCTCCGTCGAGCCGGCCCCCGGAGAGCGACTCATCCTGCGGGTGCGCTACAAGGACGGCGGCACCCCGGTGTACGCCACCTTCGCGCTCTTTTCCCACCCCACGCTGGTGGACAAGGAGGTGGAGGTGGTGCGCCGCCCGCGCACCGTCGAGGGGCTGGAAGCGCGGCTGTCCCACGTGGAAGCCGAGCTCGCCGCCCTGAAAGGCCAGTGCGCGCAGAGCGGGCTGCCCGCCCTCGCGTTCTCGGGGCTGCTGGACTCGAAGGACGTCCGGGCCAAGCCCTTCTGGGGGAGCGCGGCCCCTGGCTACAAGGGGGGCCTGGAGCCAGGGCGTGGCACCGGCTACCGGGCCACTCGCTGGGCCATGGTGACTGTCCGCATACGCAACCTTCCCGGACAGCCGGCATGGGCGCCAGGTACGGCCCGGCTCACCAGCACGAAGGGCACCCCGGTGAAGGTGCTCTCCGTGCACCTTGAGAAGCCGCAGCTCCAGGCGGGGGAGTCCGCCCTGGTGGCGGTGCTGGTGGAGCCGCCCGCCTCCACTGAGGGCCACTTCCAGCTGGAACTCGTGGACGCCGAGGGCGGGCGGCTCCTTCCCATTACCGCGGTCGAGCTTTAG
- a CDS encoding P-loop ATPase, Sll1717 family, which produces MLALKTWAEEENPWYVRPHYMAPVGSALFFSVPEAPVDEPGASLNDMPRLTWRTNGTVKGTRELTGVWAGTRGAQSRHHPLGVVEGTVFFVATDGNPGEALWKSDGTAAGTVQLRTLARVAPETDTWFHKPGAARVGGRSSSQRTTGLDVFTCAWCGGRRRVLAYLTAPNTACCSVPFLSRHARRRERAAARDMATEDDRRPCRRGRSPDYAAYGSNRHRAHSGRDANQMRTDLAAPELFGNEAGEDEPPEVLSSYFLEKGEFVRFFSPEQRVAFVRSRKGMGKSALLRETLYRRQRANQGELLLYIKASDLVAAQETKSESPADLIYGWQQRICTRINVELGAIFNIAFGDDRIALVESSELAGFRNRNLISALVDRLSAKGADIEFTRQRVVPADSQALLARVSRKEDISVWLLIDDVDATFLNTPSERLRTSTFFSACRNLVNAVTGLRIRASVRADVWSILAQHDESLDKCEQYMLELHWSTTETGRILENKIISYFRRVYPNNPVYASIEAEGSSRDIFSLVFKEPFPWGKRQVEAFRTVHILSAGRPRWAAQLCKLAGQAAYDTKSDLITFGHFRSSLRQYGIARLSDISKEHRHQCPTIDTIIESFGGGPTRYSTKSLLEHITDRIIKRVGIPEIDGSPALNGSLSVANFLFRIGFIAARDERVDESLGFVRFEDRPNLLSSTTNMDDGLDWEIHPSYRDALRIRPADV; this is translated from the coding sequence ATGCTCGCCCTCAAGACGTGGGCCGAGGAGGAAAACCCCTGGTACGTGAGGCCCCACTACATGGCCCCGGTGGGGAGCGCGCTGTTCTTCAGCGTGCCGGAGGCTCCGGTGGACGAGCCGGGAGCCTCGCTGAACGACATGCCGCGGCTCACGTGGAGGACGAACGGGACCGTGAAGGGGACCCGGGAGCTGACGGGCGTCTGGGCAGGCACCCGGGGCGCCCAGTCCCGGCACCACCCCCTTGGCGTCGTTGAGGGAACGGTCTTCTTCGTCGCCACGGATGGCAACCCCGGCGAGGCGCTCTGGAAGAGCGATGGGACGGCGGCCGGCACGGTCCAGCTCAGGACACTGGCGCGGGTGGCACCGGAGACGGATACGTGGTTCCACAAGCCTGGAGCGGCGCGCGTGGGGGGACGCTCTTCTTCACAGCGGACGACGGGGTTGGACGTCTTCACCTGTGCCTGGTGTGGAGGCAGGCGCCGGGTGTTGGCGTACCTGACGGCACCCAACACCGCATGCTGTAGTGTCCCCTTTCTGTCAAGACACGCTCGCCGACGGGAACGGGCGGCAGCACGCGACATGGCGACGGAGGACGACAGACGACCTTGCAGGAGGGGGCGTTCACCAGACTATGCTGCCTATGGCAGCAACAGGCACCGAGCCCACTCAGGAAGGGATGCCAACCAAATGCGAACTGACCTTGCGGCCCCAGAGCTTTTTGGTAACGAGGCAGGGGAGGATGAGCCACCTGAAGTCCTGAGCAGCTATTTTTTGGAGAAGGGCGAGTTCGTGCGATTCTTCTCTCCTGAACAGAGAGTCGCCTTTGTCCGCTCAAGAAAGGGAATGGGGAAGTCCGCACTGCTGAGAGAGACGCTCTACCGGCGGCAACGGGCCAACCAAGGCGAGCTTCTCCTTTATATCAAAGCATCAGATTTAGTTGCAGCACAGGAGACAAAATCCGAATCACCTGCCGACCTAATCTATGGGTGGCAGCAGCGGATCTGCACCAGAATCAACGTTGAACTCGGAGCCATATTCAACATCGCCTTTGGTGACGACCGGATCGCCTTGGTTGAGAGCTCAGAATTGGCTGGGTTTCGAAATAGAAATCTGATCAGCGCCTTGGTGGACCGGTTATCAGCAAAAGGAGCCGACATCGAGTTCACCAGACAGCGAGTTGTTCCTGCCGACTCACAAGCACTGCTCGCTCGTGTATCCCGCAAAGAAGACATATCGGTATGGCTACTAATTGACGATGTCGACGCAACATTCCTGAACACACCTTCAGAACGATTACGAACCAGCACATTCTTCAGCGCATGCAGAAACCTCGTCAACGCAGTAACTGGCCTAAGAATTCGAGCCTCGGTTCGAGCTGATGTCTGGTCAATCCTGGCTCAGCACGACGAATCCCTCGACAAGTGCGAGCAGTACATGCTTGAGCTACACTGGAGCACAACAGAAACCGGTCGCATCCTTGAGAACAAGATAATTAGCTATTTCAGGCGCGTATATCCGAACAACCCAGTGTATGCAAGCATTGAGGCGGAGGGTAGTTCTCGGGATATATTTAGTCTTGTATTTAAGGAGCCTTTTCCCTGGGGGAAGCGGCAAGTCGAAGCCTTTAGGACAGTACATATCCTTTCGGCCGGTCGTCCTAGATGGGCTGCGCAGCTATGCAAGCTCGCGGGCCAAGCAGCTTACGACACGAAGTCAGACTTGATTACATTCGGCCATTTCCGCTCAAGCTTGCGACAGTACGGCATTGCTCGCCTCTCCGACATCAGCAAAGAGCACAGACATCAATGTCCAACAATTGACACAATAATCGAAAGCTTCGGAGGCGGACCAACGAGGTACTCGACTAAGTCCCTCTTGGAGCATATTACAGATCGCATAATCAAGAGAGTCGGAATTCCAGAGATTGACGGCTCTCCAGCCTTGAACGGGAGCCTGTCGGTTGCGAATTTCCTGTTTAGAATTGGATTCATCGCCGCACGCGACGAAAGGGTCGACGAGTCATTGGGCTTCGTTCGCTTCGAAGATCGTCCGAACCTGCTCTCATCTACCACCAATATGGATGACGGCCTAGATTGGGAGATTCACCCAAGCTACCGAGATGCTCTTCGTATTCGCCCAGCGGACGTGTAG
- a CDS encoding ELWxxDGT repeat protein: MTLFVASDELHGAELWRSDGTEAGTSLVKDLAPGLASSEPRFLTLAQGTVFFAAQSGGADGFSV, from the coding sequence GTGACGCTCTTCGTGGCGAGCGACGAGCTGCATGGCGCGGAGCTGTGGCGAAGTGACGGGACCGAGGCAGGCACCTCGCTCGTGAAGGACCTCGCACCTGGACTGGCGAGCTCGGAGCCCCGGTTCCTGACCCTCGCGCAGGGGACGGTCTTCTTCGCGGCCCAGAGTGGGGGCGCAGACGGCTTCTCGGTGTAG
- a CDS encoding DUF1304 domain-containing protein encodes MKMFANLMVGLVALLHVGFMVLEMFFWDHDVGAKVFGLSREVLHSSATLAANQGLYNGILAAGLAWALATGKRDVKLFLLGCVVVAGIFGAFTAKLSILFTQALPAVVALVLVLLSTPKAQAA; translated from the coding sequence ATGAAAATGTTTGCCAACCTCATGGTGGGTCTCGTGGCCCTGCTGCATGTCGGCTTCATGGTCCTGGAGATGTTCTTCTGGGACCATGATGTGGGCGCGAAGGTATTTGGACTGTCGCGCGAGGTGCTGCATTCCTCGGCGACGCTGGCCGCCAACCAGGGGCTCTACAACGGCATCCTGGCCGCGGGCCTGGCCTGGGCGCTGGCCACGGGCAAGCGCGATGTGAAGCTGTTCCTGCTGGGCTGCGTGGTGGTCGCGGGCATCTTCGGTGCCTTCACCGCCAAGTTGTCGATCCTGTTCACGCAGGCGCTGCCGGCAGTGGTGGCCCTGGTGCTCGTGTTGCTGTCGACGCCCAAGGCTCAGGCCGCCTGA